The window AAGATTTTCCGGTCGGAAATCCCATCAATGTTTGGTTGAGATCGGCAAACAAATGAGTGTCAGAAACCTGAGCCAAAATAAAAGGAATTTGAGACATGATTACTATTCTGGAGAAGGCAAATAATAGCGGAGCGATTCTGTCGGGCAATTTTACGTTCCACTAGTGTAAACCCAGAGGGCTACCAAAATTCCGATCCTTCTCAGTTTTTAAAGTGATATATGTCACATCAGCTTGGTTATCTTTTACTTAATCGGTAATGATTGAGTGATGCAAAACCCGATCCTTAGAGAGACTCGATGGCAGAATGTCCTTCACTTTTGAAAGAGTCTGAACCGAATTACAGTGAGTAACTTGAGGGTAAAGATTTCAATTTTGAGCTGATGTTAAACATTAACTGGAATCCGCTTTTGGATTACTTGGTATTTTGTGTTATGGTTCTTTCGCTGTTGGGTTTGGCGTTGAGTGAGTGTTTGATCTTTCTGTAGAGGCGTAAAGATAAAGGGCGATCGCTGACCAGATCAAACTGAAGGTAACAGCGTGAGTTTGGGTGAACGGCTCATGATACAAAAACACCCCAATGATTAGTTGCAAACTGGGTGCAAGATACTGAAAGAATCCAAGCGTTGAGAGACGCAATCGCTTTGCTGCGTTGTTAAACCAGAGGAGCGGCAGAGAAGTCATTACGCCCGATCCGATGAACAATCCGGTTAGCCGCCAGTCCACTCCTAAATGCCCTCCGCCAACCGCTGATTCAAACCCAACAAAGGCGATCGCGAGCGGCGCAACCAGTAATGTTTCAACTGCCAACCCGATCAGTGGCGCAACTGGAACTATTTTTCGTAGCAGCCCATAAAAAGCAAAAGAAAAGGCTAATCCTAGCGCAATAAAAGGCACTTGCCCAAAATGCAAAACAAAGTAGCCGACACCTACACCTGCTAGCAGAACCGCAAGTTTTTGTT of the Trichocoleus sp. genome contains:
- the rarD gene encoding EamA family transporter RarD; the protein is MNPLPPKSPPLIKAGAVYALFAYAAWGLLPIYWKLFGQTSPIEVLSHRIIWSGLFLMGLLLVQQRRSELGLLWKSPKNLMILFLTASLLSFNWGLYIYGVNTDRVIETSLGYYINPLVNVTLGALFLQERLNRKQKLAVLLAGVGVGYFVLHFGQVPFIALGLAFSFAFYGLLRKIVPVAPLIGLAVETLLVAPLAIAFVGFESAVGGGHLGVDWRLTGLFIGSGVMTSLPLLWFNNAAKRLRLSTLGFFQYLAPSLQLIIGVFLYHEPFTQTHAVTFSLIWSAIALYLYASTERSNTHSTPNPTAKEP